One Xylanivirga thermophila genomic window, ATGTTGATGAGATATATGAATGCTCCATATGAGGTATTTACTAAATTCCCAAAGTGGCAGGTAGACAAGATGGAAGGCTTTGCCGAAGAAGGAGCAGCATTTATCTCTGTGCTTGCCTCAGATCCTGAACTTTTAAAGGATGTGGATCCTAAAAAGATTGCTGAGGATAAAAAGACCAAAGGTGTTGCTCTAAAGGGATATATGGATAGGATTATGGCAGATGAGGTATGCTGGTCTGTAGTTTCTGTGCCAACTAAGGGTTGGGCTAAAAAAGTATTTGATGGATTACCTGGGGATGAGGCGGTGGATAAGCTGTGGAAGGCCATATTTAAGACAGTTAGGGCAGATCATGATGATATTATAACTGCATGGCAGCAGCATCTTGATAATTTGGAGAGAAGGGTAAAGTTCTTAAATGAAAAAAGGTTTAAAACACTACATTATATTTCTGAAGGCACCGATCTTACTATAGATCTCCCGCCTGATCACATATGGTGCGGTGGAGGAGAATACAGTCAGAAGGATGTATACTTTGTAGCCAATATTCCTACTGAAGAGGTATTTACTTTGCCCCATAAAACAGGGGTAAATGGCAAGGTAAGGAGTACTATGCCTTTAAACTATAATGGAAACCTTATAGAGGGATTTAGCTTAACATTTAAGGATGGCAAGGTGGTAGATTTTTCAGCCGATCGGGGGTATGATATATTAAAAGGTATATTGGAAACGGATGCAGGCTCTCTATACCTTGGTGAAGTGGCATTGGTGCCATATGATTCGCCCATATCAAACCTTGACATTATATTTTATAATACATTGTTTGATGAAAATGCTTCTTGTCATCTGGCACTTGGAGCTGCATATCCTACCTGCTTAAAGGGTGGAGCTTTCATGAGCAGGGATGCACTTAAAAAGGCGGGAGTAAATGACTCGGCCATCCATGAGGATTTTATGATAGGCAGCAATGATCTGGATATAATAGGCATTACAGCAGATGGGAAAAAGATGCATATATTTAAGGATGGCAACTGGGCTTTTTAAATATTTGATAATAGGTTTTTATAAAACTCCGGCTTTTTATGGGCTGGGGTTTTAATTTTTATATAGGAGTGGATTGATCTTGAAGAGTATGATTGACGAGTATGCAAGGCTTATAGTGAGGGTAGGGGTAAATATTCAAAAGGGACAGACCCTTGTAATAACTTCCCCTATAGAGTGTGTGGACTTTATAAGGCTGGTAACAAAGCATGCTTATAATAGAGGTGCAAAGGATGTATATGTAGACTGGAGAGATGATAAGATAACACGCATGAGGTATATGAATGCACCGTATGAAATATTTGATGTGTTCCCCAAATGGCACGCAGATGCCTTCGAGGATTTTGCTAAAGGAGGAGGGGCCTTTCTATCCATATTGGCACCTAACCCTGGGCTTTTAGACGGGGTGGATCCAGAGAGAATAGAGTTATCACATAGGGTACAATCATCTGGTTTTAAAGGCT contains:
- a CDS encoding aminopeptidase; the protein is MDNFDNMLDKYAKLAVEVGVNIQKNQTLVINSPIECTDFARLLAKHAYALGAKDVHVEWYDEEMMLMRYMNAPYEVFTKFPKWQVDKMEGFAEEGAAFISVLASDPELLKDVDPKKIAEDKKTKGVALKGYMDRIMADEVCWSVVSVPTKGWAKKVFDGLPGDEAVDKLWKAIFKTVRADHDDIITAWQQHLDNLERRVKFLNEKRFKTLHYISEGTDLTIDLPPDHIWCGGGEYSQKDVYFVANIPTEEVFTLPHKTGVNGKVRSTMPLNYNGNLIEGFSLTFKDGKVVDFSADRGYDILKGILETDAGSLYLGEVALVPYDSPISNLDIIFYNTLFDENASCHLALGAAYPTCLKGGAFMSRDALKKAGVNDSAIHEDFMIGSNDLDIIGITADGKKMHIFKDGNWAF